TTTCAATCTAAATTTGAATAATGGATGTCATTCTATTCTCTAGCTACTGTATATTGGCACAGATTTTGCCTTGTCTTAATTATGCATGGAATCACAAAATTAGTTTTCAGATAGAATGTGATCATCTTACTTGACTCTCAATACAGTTAAGTTGGTGAATTCAAAGTTCAGCAGAGAAAGCTATTAAATCTTCAAGATCAGTTGCTGAAAATGTAAAATATGATATAATCAATATGActgctcaaaaaaaaaaaaaaaaacttatcagATTACCTTGGCTACATTAAATTTCACAAGCAAGCCCGATTTCAAGCTAGTTTTTTTGTTCAGATTATGAGATTTAAGGCCACTTGTTTCTCGTATGTTAGTAAATCAAACAGCTGATTTGTTGCTGGTAATATAGCCATAGGCTAGAGCAGCAACAAATCCTTCATATGCTTTTTCAAATTAATGGTTGCTTTCATTAGTTTTCTTAGTAACTATCTATGATTTGTCCTTTTTCTAGCAAAGGAGCTTGATATTGATTAATTCAGCTAAAAAATTTTTACAGGTACCAGGAGATGGTCTCATGAGGGGATCTCTAAGTAATGTATGTTTTGCCAAGGAGCTGCAAAGAAATGGTTTGGGATATGTGATAGTTACCAAATCTAAGACAGTTGCCAGCTTCTGTGGTAATTATATCTCCTGTAAGTTCCTAATTTGAATATTAAGCCTTCACTGCATCCATTACCATATTTAACACCATGATTTTTATGTCCTATACATTCGTGTTTTACCGACTAACATAAATAATTTTCTGTTCATGTTGCTAATGACAATGAAGCAGCACTAAGGTTGTATACGAAAATGAAGAGCCTCCTTGGCAACCTAGATCTCTACTCCAGGATGATCTTAGCCAAATCTACTTTTAAGGTAAATTGATTTCTGTAAGTAGATTATTGCAAAGCTTCATATATTCTTCATGCTACTTGAATCATGTACAACTCCTCTTATAATGTCTACTTCCATGAGACCAATGTGTACATTATACAactgaaaaagaagaaatgtgatAGAGTAGCGTGGCAAGAACAAGTTATGACTTTGAGCACAGGGATTGAGACTCTGGTTCATAGTGTCGGTGGATTATGATATGATTTGCCATCTGTAGAGGATCAGTCTCATAGTTATTAAGCAAGTCGATGGACATAGTTTGATTTGCCCCCCAAGGATAAACTATACTCAAACTATACAGGGTGGGTTCCCAATGTGAAACTAACGCAAGTTAGGTTGGACCTATTTGAATCATTAATCTGATTTGAAATGAGTACCATTAGAAGAATAAATACCCTAAGGTTTGGCTTGGTTCCTCTCCTTTCAAGTTCTATTTCATGCGGTTAGGCAGAATCAGTTTGAGATTGGAGACCGTGTGGCCAACTTGTGCCCCCCTATTAGCCTGAAATCAACTGATTCGGTCAATACAGGGCATGGCATATTGGCATGCCACCAAACAGCAGCCCACCAGAGGTGTTCTATTTCGAAGAACTCTCGCATGATTTTATTATACTAAAACATGATTTTGCCCTCTGCCTCTGTTCCATCGATCGTCGCCAATTTGATCTGTAGTCTTTAAATTGTCTTTCTATAATTTTCTCGCTTGTTATAGTATTTTAGCTTGTTACAATGTTTTTTTGCCTATTACAATGTTTTAGCTTCAACAAAAACATTCTAAAGCTACTTGAAAATACTTAAATGTGTAAAATGAAATCAAAATACACATAAAACCATTTGTTATATTGatttaaattgatatttataatgatTTACAAATAACATCACCTAaacgaaaataaaaatttaacttATTATAATGCTTTGAGCACcacaataaatataatataagatctaataaaaaatattataaatgatctaaataaACTCTTAATCGAAATCAAATAGATTCGATTTTAAGCCTAAGAATATGACACTATAATgatttcctaaagagatgttatttatttttttaataatatttttagtaaataGGTTAAATAAAATATTGtctatttaaaattaataaaaacggAGATATTTtcgatatttttaaaattaaagatataattttaaaaaataaaaagagggaTAAGTTTTatgaaatatctaaaatataaaaaatttctaAAGAAATCGTCCAACAAATACTACTGAGTCTCGGGACTTGAACCCTTTTTAGTCAACTCGAATAATGCttgtataaaataatatttgtcaTCGCCTCGCATCGTGCGAACTCGTCCCCTTGTGTCCCACTCCTCTCCGATAACTCTTGGATCACGTGCAGCTCACATGTTCTCCTCCTTCGGCCAAGCTCCCCTCCGCCTCCCTTATTATTGCAATCCCTTCCACTCTTCCTCCCCACACCATCCCCACACCATCAGTATCCGGTGACCCCCTCCGCTTCCCCTTCCTCCCTGTGAAGGTGATGGGCAAGCTCGAATCGGAGAACGCGGAGGCGATCGGCTCGTTCCTCTCCGACACGTCGGCGAAGGTGTTCGTTGCGGGCCACCGCGGCCTCGTCGGCTCCGCCATATACCGCAAGCTCCTCGCCCTCGGCTTCACCAACCTCGTCGTCCGCACCCATGCCGAACTCGATCTCACCCGCCAGGCCGATGTCGAGGCCTTCTTCGCCGCGGAGCGCCCCCGCTACGTCATCGTGGCCGCCGCCAAGGTCGGCGGCATCCACGCCAACTCTACCTACCCTGCTGACTTCATCGCCGTCAACCTCCAGATCCAGACCAACATCATCGACGCCGCCCTCCGCTGCGCTGGTGGCGCTGTCCGCAAGCTCCTCTTCCTTGGCTCCTCCTGCATCTACCCCAAGCTCGCCGCCCAGCCCATCCCGGAGTCCGCCCTCCTCTCCGGCCCCCTGGAGCCCACCAACGAGTGGTACGCCGTGGCCAAGATCGCCGGCATCAAGATGTGCCAGGCCTACCGGATCCAGCACGGCCTCGACGCCATCTCCGCCATGCCGACCAACCTCTACGGTCCCCACGACAATTTCCACCCAGAGAATTCCCACGTCCTCCCGGCCCTGATCCGGCGCTTCCACAAGGCTAAGGTCTCCTGTGCCAATGAGGTGGTTGTCTGGGGCACGGGCTCGCCCCTGAGGGAGTTCCTCCATGTGGATGATCTCGCAGATGCGGTGGTCTTCCTAATGGATCGGTACTCGGGGTTGGAGCACGTTAACGTGGGGAGCGGGAAGGAGGTGACCATAAAGGAGCTggcggagatggtgaaggaggtggtCGGCTTTGAGGGGGAGCTCGTGTGGGACAATACAAAGCCCGATGGGACGCCGAGGAAGCTGATGGACAGCTCAATGCTCGCCGGAATGGGTTGGGAGGCAAAGATCCCTCTCCGTGAAGGGCTAGCGGATACGTACAAGTGGTATGTGGAGAATGTCGTCGACCATTAGCCATGAATTGATGTTCTATCGCATTATTATTACTTGGATCTGTGTTGTTGCCATTAGTACCAGTATGCTTCTAGGATAAGCCTACACCTGAGTTTGAGGTTCTTCATATTTACAGATATCTGTGTGCACGGATTTGTAATATCATTGTTATGTTGATTTACTACTTCAATAAGATAGACTCATGCTGCTACCTTGCTGTTGTAAGATCTTGCATCAGTTATATTGATAAAAATAGATCTGAGACTTGGTGGTTGAGTCCACAAAGAAACCCATTTGCAAGGAAGTCTAGATGAATATTCAGATCAGTGAACTGTAAACAGCATATGGTTTGGGTATTAAGTATCTTTGGTACCGCATGCTAAATGGCTATCGTGAGTGTTGATGGTTGGTTAATCATTAGGAGAGGAAGGAACTGACATTGGCTCTTTGATCTGCAAGTTTTTAGAACTGCGTAATTGCTTACCTGATGACTGCTGCCCAGATCCATAACCGATGTATGTTTAATTTTGCTTTGCTCACATGCTTGTTGCTTGttttcatataaatattttaaggaTGGTCAATCTTAGTGAAAGTGGCTCTTGGCATTTATGAAAGCATTTCTAGGTTGTTATTATTGAGagtttttttattgttatttattgagaATTTTCAAGTTCAAGACTTTGTAGAGGTGTTTGGTTTGTAGACATTCACAAAGCCCTTTAAATTCCAGATGGATTGATGGAGCTGCAGAAAAAGTATATTCCCACTTGCGTCACATTGTTCATGTTCTGTGATCATGCCATTTTAACTATCCAAGTTACTTTTCTGGAgtctataaaatatttttggCCAATGCAATAGAGGCACCTTAAGATTATACATCGAGCCAGATCGGCAAAAAAATTCTTCATGCATTGTGCTTCTCTCTCGTGTTAGGCCCTGATTTTTTGCTTAACTAGTTTCACTTTTTCTGCAATTCAAAGTTTTAGGGGAACTTTCATATTTGAGTTTTTATTATTCTAAGAAATGTGAAGGAATATGTTCACAGCATTTTATCCGTTTGCTTGCATCTAATATTCGGATTGCTTTTGTTGTCAATAATCTTGTTATAGTGTGATGCCGTCTTGCTCCTGTGCTAGAATTTAACATGGCAGCAGGCTATCTTCCTGAAGTCTATACTAAACACTTTCTAATCTTTTGTGTTTTCACCAGTTCCCATAGCTACTAAAGGAGAGAAGgtgttatattttaatttttgatctTCTTCTGCTCGTCGGTATGCTTCACTAGTTTCAGTAGATCCACTATAGCAGAAAAATGTTATGATTCTACAGTTTTCGACTCCTAGTTTCTCTTCATTCTTTCCTGTTAGATGTGGAGCAGTCAACATTGTTACTTGAAATGGTCTAGTGTGAAATTAGGATTTGAATAGGAGTTCAATTTGGCAATCCATTTCTATTTGTTCACCTAGAGAATGTTGACCGGTCTACCGATCTTGTATAAGTTAGAATTGACCAAAGGAGTAACCAGATCCTGAAGGCACACAATCATTGTATATTATGTTATATCCTTTTTAACTATGTCTATGATTGGTTGATTCTTTTGGTCACAATTGATTTATTTTGGGCCTAACTTGCATGTCTTTTGGGTTGTTGCATCTTAATGTTTAACTCCTGATGCAAAAACATGGAAAATGTGAGCGGCCACTCCCAGATCGTGTCATGCCTTCCGTTCGAGGTAAACTGCTAGATTTTATGCTTTCAGTCAAAGGCCGTCTGCCCTATGCCTTCATGTTCACTGGCTGAACACAGTCTTGTGATCTCCTCTGAGAATACATTATCTCCACTTGTAGCAAAACAGACTTTTCCTGTTGACAATGTGCTCATCTATCTGTGCTTCTGTCTACAACAACTCTGCATTGTCTTCCCTGTTTAAGATGTACATTGTTACTAAGCAGAAAGCAAAATAGATGCAGGAGATGATCACTGGATGTACAATATGTTGCCAATATCTTTCTTGGGAAAATTGATACTGTTTACAACTTTGTGTTTTCTTGTCAATTATGTCATTAGGTGGCAATAAAATTCACCAAATTTCTGTATAGGAGGATTATAGGCCTACTTGATTGATGCAAATGATGGGACAAAGTTTTGTTATTGGTTTCTGAGTTTGGAGGTCAGATTTCTATAGGTTTGAAGTAATTGTTTTCTGGTGATGATACCCATTGATCAATATGGAAATATAAAActgttcaatgaccttttcttatCTAATTTTGATATGTATtatggactttttttttttttttttctgtattgaATTCATGGTGATTTCCTCTCCTGTTTTCTCAggtatgagaattttttttttcagctctataattttatttttttgttatcagCTTTACCCTTTTTGTTTCTTGGCAAAAGCAATATTgtctaaattttatagtgaggttCCCATGCACTTTCATCTTGTCTCAGTTGCATGCACCTAAAAAGAAAGTGAATTTTGATATGTATTATGACTGCTGTCCACTATCCATATTCTTTTTCATTTAGACTAAAATGTAGCTTTTTCATCAAACTATGGTTGTAAGTTTGACTTCTGTCCTGTAGAAAATGTAAAGCACAAAATAgttttccttgaatctcttgatgaattaaattttatataacatCAAAGAAATTATTCCTTTTTTAATTGATAATGCAGCACAGGACAAGGGTACTACTAACTAGTCCATGACACCAATTTCTAGCTCCCTTCCCCTACAAAttgtaactatatatatatatatatatatatatatgtatatatatatatatatatgtatatatatatatatatgtatatatatatatatgtatatacatatatatatatacatatatatacatatgtatatacacatatacatatgtatatacatatgtatatacacatatatatatatgtatatacatatgtatatacatatgtatatatatatgtatatatatcgatCATAATAGCTATATGAAGCATTGACCAATTAGGTATTGATAGActttcttattttattatttctatatATGGATATAAAACCAAATAATATATATGCATTATTTGAGTCTTTAAGAATTATTTTAAGAAATTCATATTTGATTTGATCAATATGTTTCATGCTCGTTTGGTGAAAGAAACCTTAATATTACCATCATAACGGTCaagcataaaaaaaagaaaaaagaagaaggatATTGGTATATATTAtagactttgatttatggaaatacGTACGAAAAAAAAAACTAACTTCGGAGGGAAATAAGGGAATCAACCAAAGCATGCAAAAAAGCAAAGAAACCAAAGGCAATGATATTTCTACTCTCTCTACTTGCTCGTCGCGTACCTTCTATGGCATTGGACGGACCGAGGGGCGAGCAGGGACCCACAGCCATCGTCATGAGCCTGTTGACTGGTAGACGAGGACGCAGTAAAACCGGTAGACAAGTAATTTTTGAAAACCGAGCCCCCTTTtccattttctttccttttcttccgAGTTAGGGTTccgcccatctctctctctctctctcttgcgcgCTCTCGAGAGGCTGTAAGGAGACGGGGAAAGAAGGGGGTTTGATCGCGATGAAGCTGACGGTGAAGACGCTGAAGGGCACCCACTTCGAAATTCGGGTTCAGCCCAACGATACGGTACAATCCCGAGCCCACCAAACCCCCCATCTCTGTTCCTTTGGAACGGTTCTTCCCGAGGACCATTTCCCGGTTCTTGATCTCCTGCTTTGTTATTTCGAGTGATGAAACGtacagtcttcttctctaacttagTTTCCTTTCTCGTCGATGGTTCTTCTGTCCA
This DNA window, taken from Musa acuminata AAA Group cultivar baxijiao chromosome BXJ3-7, Cavendish_Baxijiao_AAA, whole genome shotgun sequence, encodes the following:
- the LOC135643657 gene encoding probable GDP-L-fucose synthase 1 isoform X2, which codes for MRGSLSNVCFAKELQRNGLGYVIVTKSKTVASFCGNYISSLRLYTKMKSLLGNLDLYSRMILAKSTFKLTCSPPSAKLPSASLIIAIPSTLPPHTIPTPSVSGDPLRFPFLPVKVMGKLESENAEAIGSFLSDTSAKVFVAGHRGLVGSAIYRKLLALGFTNLVVRTHAELDLTRQADVEAFFAAERPRYVIVAAAKVGGIHANSTYPADFIAVNLQIQTNIIDAALRCAGGAVRKLLFLGSSCIYPKLAAQPIPESALLSGPLEPTNEWYAVAKIAGIKMCQAYRIQHGLDAISAMPTNLYGPHDNFHPENSHVLPALIRRFHKAKVSCANEVVVWGTGSPLREFLHVDDLADAVVFLMDRYSGLEHVNVGSGKEVTIKELAEMVKEVVGFEGELVWDNTKPDGTPRKLMDSSMLAGMGWEAKIPLREGLADTYKWYVENVVDH
- the LOC135643657 gene encoding probable GDP-L-fucose synthase 1 isoform X1; this encodes MRGSLSNVCFAKELQRNGLGYVIVTKSKTVASFCGNYISSALRLYTKMKSLLGNLDLYSRMILAKSTFKLTCSPPSAKLPSASLIIAIPSTLPPHTIPTPSVSGDPLRFPFLPVKVMGKLESENAEAIGSFLSDTSAKVFVAGHRGLVGSAIYRKLLALGFTNLVVRTHAELDLTRQADVEAFFAAERPRYVIVAAAKVGGIHANSTYPADFIAVNLQIQTNIIDAALRCAGGAVRKLLFLGSSCIYPKLAAQPIPESALLSGPLEPTNEWYAVAKIAGIKMCQAYRIQHGLDAISAMPTNLYGPHDNFHPENSHVLPALIRRFHKAKVSCANEVVVWGTGSPLREFLHVDDLADAVVFLMDRYSGLEHVNVGSGKEVTIKELAEMVKEVVGFEGELVWDNTKPDGTPRKLMDSSMLAGMGWEAKIPLREGLADTYKWYVENVVDH